The Onychomys torridus chromosome 4, mOncTor1.1, whole genome shotgun sequence genome includes a window with the following:
- the LOC118581856 gene encoding olfactory receptor 4K3-like, translating into MDGGNQSVVSEFILWGLAHSKNLQILLFVMFLILYLLIVSGNIVILVLITTDRHLHSPMYFLLANLSFVDMWLSSITTPKMISDFLRENKTISFAGCMSQVFFAHCIAAGEMVLLVVMAYDRYVAICKPLHYFTIMNLKRCTGLVLTSWITGFIHGISYVVVIVQLPFCGPKEIDSFFCDMPLVIKLACMNSHDLNTLMNADCGTVAVTCFILLLISYTYILITVHQSSKAGASKALSTCSAHITVVMIFFVPCFFIYVWPLNITWLDKFFAIFYSVLTPLLNPAIYTLRNKEMKNAMKRFISSFLYPKLNSL; encoded by the coding sequence ATGGATGGAGGCAATCAGTCTGTGGTGTCAGAATTTATACTTTGGGGACTTGCTCACTCAAAGAATCTTCAGATCTTACTCTTTGTGATGTTTTTGATACTTTATCTGCTCATTGTGTCTGGAAATATTGTCATCCTTGTTTTAATCACCACTGACCGCCATCTCCACTCTCCTATGTACTTCTTACTGGCCAACCTGTCCTTTGTTGATATGTGGCTTTCCTCTATCACTACTCCTAAGATGATATCAGACTTTCTCAGGGAAAACAAGACCATTTCCTTTGCAGGCTGCATGTCCCAGGTCTTCTTTGCCCATTGCATTGCTGCAGGAGAGATGGTGCTGTTGGTGGTAATGgcttatgaccgctatgtggccatctgcaaaccACTCCACTACTTCACCATTATGAACCTGAAAAGATGCACTGGGTTGGTGTTGACTTCCTGGATCACTGGTTTTATACATGGTATAAGTTACGTGGTAGTGATTGTGCAGTTGCCATTTTGTGGCCCCAAAGAAATTGATAGTTTTTTCTGTGACATGCCTTTGGTAATCAAGCTTGCCTGTATGAATTCTCATGATTTAAATACTTTAATGAATGCTGACTGTGGGACTGTGGCTGTTACCTGCTTTATTCTGTTGCTCATTTCCTACACATATATCCTTATTACTGTTCACCAGAGCTCTAAAGCTGGTGCATCAAAGGCTCTGTCCACGTGCAGTGCCCACATCACAGTGGTGATGATCTTTTTTGTACCCTGCTTCTTCATCTATGTGTGGCCCCTCAATATCACCTGGTTGGACAAATTTTTTGCTATATTTTACTCTGTTCTTACACCTCTCCTAAATCCAGCCATTTATACACTGAGaaataaagagatgaaaaatGCTATGAAAAGGTTCATAAGCAGTTTTCTGTATCCCAAATTAAATTCCTTATAG